Proteins found in one Cobetia sp. L2A1 genomic segment:
- the aspS gene encoding aspartate--tRNA ligase, whose translation MRSHYCGKLNETLIDQDVTLCGWVHRRRDHGGVIFLDMRDRDGIAQIVVDPDTVDAFATADKVRSEYVLRIKGRIRMRPEGTQNPNMPTGMIEVLAKDVEVLNTAQTPPFQLDDHNKVGEEVRLKYRYIDLRRPDMIEKLRLRSRITHSVRAQLEALGFLDIETPILTRATPEGARDYLVPSRTYAGNFFALPQSPQLFKQLLMVAGVDRYYQIAKCFRDEDLRADRQPEFTQIDLEASFVDEQDIMGMTETMISGLYKEVLGVDFGKFPTMPYSEAIQRFGSDKPDLRIPLELVDVDDLMSSVDFKVFSGPAKDDKGRVAALRVPGGASLSRKEIDAYTKFVSIYGAKGLAWIKVNERAKGIEGLQSPIVKFMEDVVDEVLDRCGAVDGDIVFFGADKSNIVAEAIGALRVKLGEDLNLYTCEWAPLWVIDFPMFEADANGRLSALHHPFTAPSCSPEELKANPEAALSRAYDMVINGTELGGGSIRIHDQAMQRTVFEVLGIGEEEAEEKFGFLLDALKFGAPPHGGLAFGLDRLVMLMTGAKTIREVIAFPKTQSAGCMMTDAPGEVSGEQLKELNIRLRQKAKVEEDGQA comes from the coding sequence ATGCGCAGCCACTATTGCGGCAAACTGAACGAGACCCTGATCGATCAGGATGTCACTCTGTGCGGGTGGGTGCACCGCCGTCGCGACCACGGTGGCGTCATCTTCCTCGACATGCGCGACCGTGATGGCATCGCCCAGATCGTTGTCGATCCTGATACTGTCGATGCCTTTGCCACTGCCGACAAAGTGCGTAGCGAGTATGTTCTGCGTATCAAGGGCCGCATTCGCATGCGTCCTGAAGGCACCCAGAATCCGAATATGCCGACAGGCATGATTGAAGTGCTGGCCAAGGATGTCGAGGTGCTCAACACTGCACAGACTCCGCCGTTCCAGCTTGACGATCACAACAAGGTCGGTGAGGAAGTTCGCCTCAAGTATCGCTATATCGATCTGCGTCGTCCCGACATGATTGAGAAGTTGCGTCTGCGTTCACGCATTACCCACAGTGTGCGTGCCCAGCTTGAAGCGCTTGGCTTCCTCGATATCGAGACACCGATTCTGACGCGTGCCACTCCGGAAGGCGCACGTGACTATCTGGTGCCGAGCCGGACCTATGCTGGCAACTTCTTTGCTTTGCCACAGTCTCCGCAGCTGTTCAAGCAGCTACTTATGGTCGCGGGCGTTGACCGTTACTACCAGATTGCCAAGTGTTTCCGTGATGAAGATCTGCGTGCCGATCGTCAGCCGGAATTTACCCAAATTGACCTTGAAGCCAGCTTTGTCGACGAGCAGGACATCATGGGCATGACCGAGACCATGATCAGTGGCCTCTACAAGGAAGTGCTGGGTGTCGATTTCGGCAAGTTCCCGACCATGCCGTACTCTGAAGCCATTCAGCGCTTCGGTTCTGACAAGCCGGACCTGCGTATTCCGCTGGAACTGGTCGATGTTGATGACCTGATGAGCAGTGTGGACTTCAAGGTCTTCTCCGGTCCGGCCAAGGATGACAAGGGCCGCGTCGCGGCGCTGCGTGTTCCGGGCGGTGCTAGCCTGTCGCGCAAGGAAATCGATGCCTACACCAAGTTCGTTAGCATCTACGGCGCCAAGGGCCTGGCATGGATCAAGGTCAACGAGCGCGCCAAGGGCATCGAGGGTCTGCAATCGCCGATCGTCAAGTTCATGGAAGACGTGGTTGATGAAGTGCTGGACCGCTGTGGCGCCGTCGATGGCGACATCGTGTTCTTCGGTGCCGACAAGTCCAACATCGTTGCCGAAGCGATCGGCGCGCTGCGCGTCAAGCTGGGTGAAGATCTCAACCTCTATACCTGTGAGTGGGCGCCACTGTGGGTCATTGACTTCCCGATGTTTGAAGCCGATGCCAACGGTCGCCTGAGTGCGTTGCATCACCCGTTCACCGCGCCGTCCTGTAGCCCAGAAGAGCTCAAGGCCAATCCGGAAGCGGCGCTGTCACGCGCTTACGACATGGTCATCAATGGTACCGAATTGGGTGGTGGTTCCATCCGTATTCACGACCAGGCCATGCAGCGTACCGTGTTCGAAGTATTGGGTATCGGCGAAGAAGAAGCGGAAGAGAAGTTTGGCTTCCTGCTCGACGCCTTGAAGTTTGGCGCGCCGCCCCACGGTGGTCTGGCCTTCGGTCTCGATCGTCTGGTCATGTTGATGACTGGCGCCAAGACCATTCGTGAAGTCATTGCCTTCCCGAAAACTCAGAGCGCCGGTTGCATGATGACTGACGCTCCCGGCGAGGTAAGTGGTGAGCAGCTCAAGGAGCTGAACATTCGTCTGCGCCAGAAAGCCAAGGTAGAAGAAGACGGCCAGGCCTAG
- the ruvC gene encoding crossover junction endodeoxyribonuclease RuvC codes for MIILGIDPGSRLTGYGVLDVSGVQPRYVDSGCIRMSQVSLDQRLAQIYAGISEVIAMHRPAEFAIEQVFMSKNADSALKLGQARGAAIVCAANHGLPVSEYGPRQIKQAVTGSGAADKLQVQHMVTHTLKLSATPQADAADALAIALTHCFARRRLTPSSAQLDALGLGATGNRKGSRIRRSSSWRGFEPDK; via the coding sequence ATGATCATTCTTGGAATTGACCCCGGTTCTCGCCTGACCGGTTATGGCGTGCTGGACGTGTCTGGCGTGCAGCCACGTTATGTGGATAGTGGGTGCATACGGATGTCACAGGTCAGCCTGGATCAGCGCCTCGCGCAAATCTACGCCGGTATCAGTGAAGTGATTGCAATGCATCGTCCGGCTGAGTTCGCCATTGAGCAGGTCTTCATGTCAAAAAATGCAGACTCTGCTCTCAAGTTAGGACAGGCGAGAGGAGCCGCCATTGTCTGTGCTGCCAATCATGGTCTGCCTGTTTCCGAGTATGGCCCCAGGCAGATAAAGCAGGCAGTGACGGGTTCTGGTGCGGCAGACAAGCTGCAAGTCCAACACATGGTGACCCATACGCTGAAACTGTCGGCCACGCCGCAAGCCGATGCTGCAGATGCATTGGCAATTGCCCTGACACATTGTTTTGCGCGTCGCCGTCTTACGCCAAGTAGTGCTCAATTGGATGCGCTTGGCTTGGGTGCCACTGGCAATCGAAAGGGCTCACGCATACGACGCAGTAGTAGTTGGCGTGGATTTGAGCCAGACAAGTAA
- the ruvA gene encoding Holliday junction branch migration protein RuvA, which produces MIGRLTGQLLEKQPPHLVLDVHGVGYELEASMNTLLGLPPVGQDCQLYTHLVVREDAQLLYGFGKEPERRLFRELIKISGVGPRLALAILSGMEQGDFIRCIHDEDSRALTRLPGVGKKTADRLIIEMRDRLKHWTVPMDDGLSEMERASQPQPPITHPLADAEAALVSLGYKPVEAAKMLSGLESGASTEALIKAALVRKMAS; this is translated from the coding sequence ATGATTGGACGTCTGACCGGACAACTGCTTGAAAAGCAGCCCCCTCATCTGGTGCTTGATGTGCACGGTGTGGGGTACGAGCTTGAAGCCTCGATGAATACCTTGTTGGGACTGCCGCCGGTGGGCCAGGACTGCCAGCTGTACACGCACCTGGTGGTGCGTGAGGATGCTCAGTTGCTGTATGGCTTTGGCAAGGAGCCAGAGCGACGTCTATTTCGTGAGCTGATCAAGATTTCCGGTGTCGGCCCGCGCTTGGCACTCGCCATTCTTTCAGGGATGGAGCAGGGCGATTTCATTCGCTGTATTCATGATGAAGATAGTCGTGCCCTGACACGCTTGCCGGGAGTCGGTAAAAAAACGGCTGATCGTCTGATCATTGAAATGCGTGACCGCCTCAAGCATTGGACGGTGCCAATGGATGATGGCCTGAGCGAGATGGAGCGCGCTTCGCAGCCGCAACCTCCCATCACACACCCACTGGCGGACGCAGAAGCCGCGCTTGTGTCACTGGGATACAAGCCCGTCGAAGCCGCCAAGATGCTGTCCGGGCTTGAATCAGGTGCCTCTACCGAGGCTCTGATCAAGGCCGCACTGGTACGCAAAATGGCTAGCTAA
- the ruvB gene encoding Holliday junction branch migration DNA helicase RuvB, with product MMESDRLISAATHDPEERVDRANRPRTLSEYIGQPVVREQMEIFISAARKRSDSLDHTLVFGPPGLGKTTLAHIIASEMGVDIKSTSGPVLERAGDLAAMLTNLQEGDVLFIDEIHRLSPAVEEVLYPAMEDYQLDIMIGEGPAARSIKLELPRFTLVGATTRAGLLTAPLRDRFGIVQRLEFYDIESLTSIVARSAMLSGMEVEMDGALEIARRSRGTPRIANRLLRRVRDFAEVRSDGRLTLEVADKALNMLNVDSHGLDNMDRRLLLAMIEKFDGGPVGVDSLAAAIGEERDTIEDVFEPYLIQQGFMMRTARGRLVTRSAYLHFGITPREDQSRLPPDGYDAS from the coding sequence ATGATGGAGTCGGACCGACTGATCTCCGCAGCGACGCATGACCCGGAAGAGCGGGTAGATCGTGCCAATCGCCCGCGTACACTGAGTGAGTACATCGGGCAGCCGGTGGTGCGTGAACAGATGGAGATATTCATCAGCGCAGCCCGAAAGCGTAGCGATAGTCTGGACCATACCTTGGTATTCGGACCGCCTGGGCTTGGCAAGACAACGCTGGCGCACATTATTGCAAGTGAGATGGGAGTCGATATCAAATCGACCTCCGGGCCAGTACTGGAACGGGCAGGGGATCTGGCTGCCATGCTGACCAACCTTCAAGAAGGTGATGTGCTTTTCATCGACGAGATCCACCGCCTATCACCGGCAGTCGAGGAAGTGCTGTATCCCGCGATGGAGGATTATCAACTTGATATCATGATTGGTGAGGGCCCCGCTGCGCGTTCGATCAAGCTGGAGCTGCCACGATTCACGTTAGTGGGTGCGACGACTCGAGCTGGCTTGTTGACGGCGCCATTGAGAGATCGCTTTGGCATCGTTCAGCGTCTTGAGTTTTACGACATCGAGTCACTGACCAGCATTGTGGCACGCAGCGCCATGCTATCGGGAATGGAAGTCGAGATGGACGGTGCGCTTGAGATTGCGCGTAGATCACGGGGTACGCCGCGTATTGCGAATCGTCTACTCAGGCGTGTGCGTGACTTCGCTGAAGTGCGTTCTGACGGTCGTTTGACACTTGAAGTGGCCGACAAAGCGCTCAATATGCTCAATGTCGACAGTCACGGGTTGGACAATATGGACCGCCGTTTGCTGCTCGCCATGATAGAGAAATTTGATGGTGGGCCGGTAGGTGTTGACTCTCTCGCAGCGGCCATCGGTGAAGAGCGTGACACCATCGAAGATGTATTTGAGCCGTACCTGATTCAGCAGGGTTTCATGATGCGCACAGCGCGTGGACGGCTGGTAACGCGCTCTGCTTATCTTCATTTTGGCATCACGCCTCGTGAAGATCAGTCGCGCTTGCCGCCGGACGGATATGATGCGTCATGA
- the ybgC gene encoding tol-pal system-associated acyl-CoA thioesterase produces MTSNDEEMSLVRHAPCFRHIVRVYIEDTDAGGIVYYVNYLRFMERARSEWLRERGFSQQALLEKGIQLVVHSVTSRYLRPAYLDDLLTVTASAGELRGARLNFQQQAFREDALLCEAEVIIACVDAVSFRPRRWPVELLSALDV; encoded by the coding sequence ATGACATCCAATGACGAGGAAATGTCGTTAGTCCGTCATGCTCCATGTTTTCGCCACATTGTGCGCGTCTATATCGAGGATACTGATGCCGGCGGCATCGTCTACTACGTGAACTATCTTCGCTTCATGGAGCGTGCGCGCAGTGAATGGTTGCGTGAGAGAGGCTTCTCTCAGCAAGCGTTGCTCGAAAAAGGGATTCAACTGGTAGTGCACAGTGTCACAAGTCGTTATCTTCGTCCGGCGTATTTAGATGATCTGCTAACGGTGACCGCCTCAGCAGGCGAGCTGCGTGGCGCGCGTCTGAACTTTCAACAGCAGGCATTCAGAGAAGACGCGCTACTGTGTGAGGCAGAGGTGATCATTGCCTGTGTTGATGCCGTCTCGTTCAGACCGCGTCGCTGGCCAGTGGAATTGCTGAGCGCACTTGATGTCTGA
- the tolQ gene encoding protein TolQ codes for MSIISLFVNASLVVQVVMVLLLVASIVSWVLIFQRGMALSRAKKAYTAFEKRFWSGVDLNHLYRELPSDEEATPGAAGVFRAGFREYSRLKPKSDDAQAVMDGVQRSMRVTLSREEERLNISLPFLATVSSVSPYVGLFGTVWGIMGSFQALGTAQQATLTTVAPWIAEALVATAMGLFAAIPAVIFYNRLATRADQLLGRYEDFAEELHSILHRNLHSRGGNDA; via the coding sequence ATGTCGATCATTTCGCTGTTCGTGAACGCCAGTCTGGTGGTTCAGGTAGTCATGGTGCTGCTGTTGGTAGCTTCCATTGTTTCCTGGGTGCTGATTTTCCAACGTGGTATGGCATTGTCGCGCGCCAAGAAAGCTTACACTGCGTTTGAAAAGCGCTTCTGGTCGGGTGTTGATCTGAATCATCTTTATCGTGAATTACCCAGTGATGAAGAGGCAACTCCCGGTGCCGCTGGCGTATTCCGTGCAGGTTTTCGAGAATATAGCCGACTCAAGCCGAAGTCAGATGATGCACAGGCCGTGATGGACGGCGTGCAGCGCAGTATGCGTGTCACGCTGTCACGTGAGGAAGAAAGGCTTAATATCAGTTTGCCGTTCCTGGCGACAGTTAGTTCAGTCAGCCCTTATGTGGGTCTGTTCGGGACGGTGTGGGGCATCATGGGGTCTTTCCAGGCGTTGGGAACTGCCCAGCAAGCGACACTCACGACAGTGGCACCCTGGATTGCAGAAGCGCTGGTGGCGACAGCGATGGGTCTTTTCGCTGCAATTCCTGCGGTCATCTTCTATAACCGCCTTGCTACACGGGCTGATCAGCTCTTGGGGCGTTACGAGGACTTCGCAGAAGAACTCCACTCCATTCTGCATCGTAATCTGCACAGCCGTGGCGGCAACGACGCTTGA